In Cupriavidus basilensis, one genomic interval encodes:
- a CDS encoding chromosome partitioning protein ParB: MTAKPPLSSKRPAKRVGIGARPPANPHAEAWIRQGSADDLQKGDLYTARLTLDITPSMRSRIKVSAFTQGVTVADLLRALLEREFPEQTP, encoded by the coding sequence ATGACAGCGAAACCGCCACTCAGCAGCAAACGCCCGGCCAAGCGCGTCGGCATCGGCGCGCGCCCACCGGCGAATCCGCACGCTGAGGCGTGGATTCGCCAGGGCAGCGCCGACGACCTCCAGAAGGGCGACCTCTACACGGCCCGCCTGACCCTCGACATCACGCCCTCCATGCGCTCGCGCATCAAGGTGTCGGCCTTCACGCAGGGCGTGACGGTGGCCGATCTGCTGCGCGCATTGCTGGAACGGGAGTTCCCGGAGCAAACACCATGA
- the parA gene encoding ParA family partition ATPase produces MIVALLNQKGGVGKTTLATHIAGELAMRGQSVILLDADPQGSALDWTQRRSQQGLPRLFGAVGLARETLHQEAPELARRADHIVIDGPPRIAALARSALLAAERVLIPVQPSPYDLWASAEMVALIREAQVFRPALRAAFVINRRVSTTVIGREARGALAEQPLPALRSEVHQRIVFADSVAAGRLAREAAPDSAAAREITALVDELLRWPS; encoded by the coding sequence ATGATCGTTGCTCTGCTCAACCAGAAAGGCGGCGTGGGCAAGACCACGCTCGCCACTCACATCGCCGGCGAGCTGGCGATGCGCGGGCAGTCGGTCATCCTGCTGGATGCCGACCCGCAAGGCTCCGCGCTGGACTGGACGCAGCGCCGCAGCCAGCAAGGTTTGCCACGGCTGTTCGGCGCTGTGGGCCTCGCCCGCGAAACGCTGCACCAGGAGGCGCCAGAACTCGCCAGGCGGGCCGATCACATCGTCATCGACGGCCCGCCGCGCATCGCCGCCTTGGCGCGCTCCGCGCTGCTGGCGGCCGAGCGCGTGCTGATTCCTGTGCAGCCCAGTCCCTACGACCTGTGGGCCAGCGCCGAGATGGTGGCGCTGATCCGCGAGGCGCAGGTGTTCCGGCCTGCGCTTCGCGCGGCCTTCGTCATCAATCGGCGCGTCAGTACCACCGTGATCGGGCGCGAAGCACGCGGCGCTCTGGCCGAGCAGCCACTGCCCGCGCTGCGCTCGGAAGTGCATCAGCGCATTGTTTTCGCCGACAGCGTGGCCGCTGGCCGGCTTGCACGCGAGGCGGCGCCCGACAGCGCCGCCGCCCGCGAGATCACCGCGCTAGTGGACGAACTGCTGCGGTGGCCGTCATGA
- a CDS encoding replication initiator protein A: protein MSSPSGAVRQEREQLDLFRALPGDMAPRDSQDLMAFPFFSLAKSRRTAPIDFQAGGVTIRVEGTAEHGIATIWDADILIWAASQIVEARDAGLRPSRLMQVRPYEILRFIGRGTSLRDYQRLKAALDRLQSTTVATSIRETTGRRLHRFSWINEWKELADARGTPLGLELILPDWFYAGVLDAALVLTIDPAYFRLTGGIERWLYRLVRKHGGRQPGGWQFDFQHLYRKSGSVARYYDFAADLRMLVARQALPGYLLGIEYVSYLPSPLLTFRPVPATARG from the coding sequence ATGTCCAGCCCCTCCGGGGCCGTCCGGCAAGAGCGCGAACAGCTCGACCTGTTCCGCGCCCTGCCGGGCGACATGGCGCCGCGCGACAGCCAGGACTTGATGGCCTTTCCGTTCTTCTCTCTGGCGAAGTCGCGGCGCACGGCGCCGATCGACTTCCAGGCGGGCGGCGTGACGATCCGCGTGGAAGGCACGGCGGAGCATGGCATCGCCACGATCTGGGATGCGGACATCCTGATCTGGGCGGCCAGCCAGATCGTGGAAGCCCGCGATGCGGGCCTGCGCCCGTCGCGCCTGATGCAAGTGCGTCCCTACGAGATCCTGCGCTTCATCGGGCGCGGTACGTCGCTGCGCGACTACCAGCGCCTCAAGGCCGCGCTGGATCGTTTGCAGTCCACGACGGTGGCCACCTCCATCCGCGAGACGACCGGGCGACGCTTGCACCGCTTCTCGTGGATCAACGAATGGAAGGAGCTGGCCGACGCCCGCGGCACGCCGCTGGGCCTCGAATTGATCCTGCCCGACTGGTTCTACGCGGGCGTACTCGACGCCGCCCTGGTGCTGACCATCGACCCGGCGTATTTCCGGCTGACGGGTGGCATCGAGCGCTGGCTGTACCGGCTGGTGCGCAAGCACGGCGGGCGGCAGCCGGGGGGCTGGCAGTTCGATTTCCAGCACCTGTACCGCAAATCGGGCAGCGTGGCGCGGTACTACGACTTCGCCGCCGACTTGCGGATGCTGGTGGCACGGCAAGCCCTGCCGGGTTATCTGCTGGGCATCGAGTATGTTTCCTACCTGCCTTCGCCGCTGCTGACATTCCGGCCCGTGCCGGCCACGGCACGGGGATAA
- a CDS encoding helix-turn-helix transcriptional regulator codes for MRPAPLRPAAATATASTAAAQPQRYLTNDEAADYLRLSPRTLEKQRVLGGGPKFRKFGRRVMYAVADLDAWAADRSFESTSDPEYAEHHSADSRAR; via the coding sequence ATGCGTCCTGCTCCCTTGCGGCCTGCCGCCGCTACCGCCACTGCCTCGACCGCTGCCGCGCAACCGCAGCGCTATCTCACCAACGACGAAGCGGCCGACTACCTGCGGCTGTCGCCGCGCACGCTGGAGAAGCAGCGCGTCCTGGGTGGTGGCCCCAAGTTCCGCAAGTTCGGCCGGCGCGTCATGTACGCCGTGGCCGACCTCGATGCCTGGGCTGCCGACCGCAGCTTCGAGAGCACATCCGATCCCGAGTACGCCGAGCACCACTCGGCGGACAGCCGTGCGCGCTGA
- a CDS encoding DUF2285 domain-containing protein: MVNPHHVAHWYPTAAYLYILGLDMLALAWEYLRRHPDYRLDWLRHHRRRQPAHSAAHAAAQRWGLRLWEDPALDARDAHPAWLPGHDAVVQLYPDADPPPEADVFDVWRIPGHKQLIHDGKGLALIARSPGRWQRFALAPGLEDGMAVAHAHRGRGTTHAPDTPAPMARPRPPPSALLELHTLQALDATLAGASLREVGEGLFGADAVADWYTDGGLRSKVRRLVRRGEALMCGGYRRLAQLPPLEKGRFEGDAKRP, encoded by the coding sequence ATGGTCAATCCTCATCACGTCGCGCACTGGTATCCCACTGCTGCGTACCTCTACATCCTGGGCCTGGACATGTTGGCGTTGGCCTGGGAGTACCTGCGCAGACACCCCGACTACCGGCTCGACTGGCTGCGCCACCATCGCCGGCGACAACCAGCACATTCAGCGGCACATGCAGCCGCGCAGCGCTGGGGCTTGCGCCTGTGGGAAGACCCGGCCTTGGATGCGCGTGACGCGCATCCGGCCTGGCTGCCTGGCCACGATGCCGTGGTGCAGCTCTACCCGGATGCCGATCCGCCGCCCGAGGCGGACGTTTTCGATGTCTGGCGCATCCCTGGCCACAAGCAGTTGATCCACGATGGCAAGGGGCTCGCTCTGATCGCACGCAGCCCCGGCCGTTGGCAGCGCTTCGCGCTCGCGCCCGGGTTGGAAGACGGCATGGCCGTCGCCCATGCCCATCGCGGTCGCGGCACCACCCATGCGCCCGACACGCCCGCGCCCATGGCGCGGCCCAGGCCGCCGCCTTCGGCGCTGCTGGAGCTTCACACCCTGCAGGCGCTCGACGCCACCCTGGCGGGTGCGTCCTTGCGGGAGGTGGGCGAAGGACTGTTCGGCGCGGACGCCGTGGCCGATTGGTACACCGACGGCGGCCTGCGTTCCAAGGTGCGCCGCCTGGTGCGGCGCGGCGAAGCGCTGATGTGCGGCGGTTACCGCCGCCTAGCACAACTGCCCCCGCTTGAGAAGGGTCGTTTTGAAGGGGACGCAAAACGACCCTGA
- a CDS encoding DUF2958 domain-containing protein, translating into MNRLITEDERRELLAHGQARADGEAIDPLPVVRLFTPDAHAIWLLTALDPADADTAYGLIDLGIGMPELGHIKLSDLASIVGPRKQPVRRDRYFQAVRPLSEYLRQAQENGSVLD; encoded by the coding sequence ATGAACCGACTCATCACCGAGGACGAGCGCAGGGAGTTGCTGGCCCACGGCCAGGCCCGTGCCGACGGCGAGGCCATCGACCCGCTGCCCGTCGTGCGGCTGTTCACCCCGGATGCACACGCCATCTGGCTGCTGACCGCGCTCGATCCCGCTGATGCCGATACGGCCTATGGCCTGATCGACCTGGGGATCGGTATGCCCGAGCTGGGCCACATCAAGCTGTCCGACCTGGCTTCCATCGTGGGGCCGCGCAAGCAGCCTGTGAGGCGGGATCGGTATTTCCAGGCAGTTCGCCCGCTGTCGGAATATCTGCGGCAGGCCCAGGAGAACGGTTCCGTCCTTGATTGA
- a CDS encoding helix-turn-helix domain-containing protein, producing MAAKHTLSEALKTIRKARGLSQEAFSDVSSRTYMSSLERDRKSPTLNKLAELCEVMEIHPLTLLTLAYAGDDAQQAEQLLAQVRQELKAVTKKEDVR from the coding sequence GTGGCGGCGAAGCACACATTGTCAGAGGCGTTGAAAACCATCAGGAAGGCGCGTGGTCTGAGCCAGGAAGCCTTCTCCGACGTGTCCAGCCGCACCTATATGAGTTCGCTGGAACGCGATCGCAAAAGCCCCACCCTGAACAAGCTGGCCGAGCTGTGCGAGGTCATGGAAATCCATCCGCTCACGCTACTGACGCTGGCCTACGCTGGCGACGACGCACAGCAGGCCGAGCAGCTTCTCGCGCAGGTGCGGCAGGAGCTGAAAGCCGTGACGAAGAAAGAGGATGTGCGGTAA